Proteins found in one Acidobacteriota bacterium genomic segment:
- a CDS encoding helix-turn-helix transcriptional regulator: MNQDEPDANSLRKELPLTPVAFEILLSLAAGARHGYAVMSDVRERSGGALTLHPGTLYRALNRLLDQRWIEELDQAPEGASADERRRYYCLTERGRQVAEAEALRLSEQAAAARRLLRGEEGG, translated from the coding sequence ATGAATCAGGACGAGCCCGACGCCAACTCGTTGCGCAAGGAGCTTCCGTTGACGCCGGTGGCGTTTGAGATCTTGTTGTCGCTGGCGGCGGGGGCGCGTCATGGGTACGCCGTCATGAGCGACGTGAGGGAGCGCAGCGGAGGGGCCTTGACGCTCCATCCGGGCACCCTTTACCGGGCCCTCAACCGCCTTCTCGACCAGCGTTGGATCGAGGAACTGGATCAGGCCCCCGAGGGGGCTTCGGCGGACGAGCGCCGCCGCTACTACTGCTTGACGGAGCGAGGCCGGCAAGTGGCCGAGGCCGAGGCCCTCCGCCTCAGCGAGCAAGCTGCCGCCGCCCGGCGTCTGCTGCGCGGCGAGGAGGGCGGATGA